The genomic window AGAGCGTGCCCACGGGCCAGCCCACCCCGGAGCGGGAGCAGGCCTCGAAAGTGGACGCCACGAATACGGAGTATCTCGACCTGCCCGCGACCATTGAGGGACGCTCCATCGTGGCCTCCCTGGGGCTGGGTCAAGCTGCAAGCCTTTACCGCCAGTTCAGTGACCTGGACGAAGACTCGGTCTCCCTGCGCTACCTGGACGCCAACGGCCAGATCATCGACGGCGTCCAGCGCGACATTGACGTCGCTTCCCGCACTCTGACCCTGACGTACCCGGAGGGGCAGACGCCGGACAACCCCTTTATCCTGCAAGTGGTGCGTGGCGATGAATCAGTGCTGGTCGTCCGCTTGATCGACGAGTCCCGGCAGGTCGCGCAACCACAACAGGGCAGTCAGGCCCCGGCGGAGTTCGCCCGCCCGGCGGCGACGGAAACCGCCTCAATGGGGACCGGGTTCCCCCTGCTCTGGCTCAGCCTCGGTATCATCGCAGTCGTCGCCGCTGTCGCGGCGGTGACCGTCATCAGGCGCCGCCGCCGGCGTCCGTAGGTCAAGTCTCTGGACTTGAAAAGTGTTGGATGCGTCGAGCATATAGACTGGATGAACATGACAACGGTGTGTTTTCGCTGTCCCGCAGCGCGACAGGAAAAACCGGGAAGGGTGGGACTGTGAGCGAACAGGACCGGAAAGACACTCCGGGGAGGCCCCGGCTGGGGTTGACCGGCCGTCCGATACGTGAGCTGCCGGACGTGCAGCCGCTGGACCGGCATGGGCCCGCCCGCATCATTTCCATGGTCAACCAGAAAGGCGGGGTGGGCAAGACCACCACGACCATCAACATGGGCGCCTGCCTGGCCGAGCAAGGACGCAAAGTCCTGCTCGTCGACCTCGACCCCCAGGGGGCGCTGTCGGCGGGGCTCGACATCCGGGTCGACGATGACGACGTCACCGTCTACGACATGATGCTGGACAACCAGACCAGCATCCACGGCGCCATCCGCAACACCAACGTCGAAGGCTTGGACGTGGTGCCCGCCAACATCGACCTGTCCGCGGCCGAGATCCAACTGGTCAACGAAGTCGGTCGCGAGCAGACGCTCGGCCGCGCCCTGCGGCCGGTGCGGCGGGACTACGACTACATCATCATCGACTGCCAACCGTCGTTGGGACTGTTGACCGTCAACGCCTTGGCGTGCTCGGACGGGGTGATCATCCCCATGGAGTGCGAGTACTTTTCGCTGCGCGGTCTGGCGTTGCTGACGGACACCGTGGAGAAGGTGCGCGACCGCATCAACTTCGACCTGGAGGTCATCGGCATCCTGGTGACCATGTTCGACCGCCGGACCACACACGCCCGGGAGGTGATGAGCCGGGTCATCGAGGTGTTCGGGGACAAGGTCTTCGACACCGTGATCACCCGGACGGTGCGGTTCCCCGAAACGTCGGTCGCCGGCGAGCCGATCACCACCTGGGCCCCGCAGTCGCAGGGCGCCACGCAGTACCGCGACCTCGCCCACGAGGTCATCCACCGCACCACCGTCCAGCTGTGACCAACCCCGTCTCCGATGCGGGGTTCACGCTCTCCCTGGGCAACTTCGAGGGCCCCTTCGACCTGCTGCTGCAGTTGATCAGCGCGAGGAAGCTCGACGTGACCACCGTGGCGCTGGCGGAGGTCACCGACGAGTTCATCTCGCACGTCAAGGCCCTCGGCGGGACCGCGGAGCTGGACGAGATCACGGAATTCCTCGTGGTGGCGACGACGCTGCTGGACCTCAAGGCCGCCCGCCTCTTGCCGCGCGGTGAAGTCCAGGACGAGGAGGACCTCGCGGTGCTGGAGTCGCGCGACTTATTGTTCGCGCGACTGCTGCAGTACCGGGCCTACAAACAGGTCGCGGACTTGTTCGCGGACTGGCAACGCACCGCGCAGCGTCGCTACCCGCGGGCGGTGGCCATGGAGGATCGTTTCGCGGAGCTGCTTCCGCCGGTGGTGCTGGGCCACGGCCCGGACAGCTTCGCCGAGTTGGCCGCCAGCGTCTTTCGCCCCCGGCCCCCGGAGGAGGTCGGCACGGACCACCTGCACGAGGTGGCGGTGTCGGTGCCGGAGCAGGCGGGACGGATCCTGGACACCCTCCGCCTCCTCGGCCACGGCCAGTGGCTCAGCTTCCATTCCCT from Corynebacterium maris DSM 45190 includes these protein-coding regions:
- a CDS encoding ParA family protein, with the translated sequence MSEQDRKDTPGRPRLGLTGRPIRELPDVQPLDRHGPARIISMVNQKGGVGKTTTTINMGACLAEQGRKVLLVDLDPQGALSAGLDIRVDDDDVTVYDMMLDNQTSIHGAIRNTNVEGLDVVPANIDLSAAEIQLVNEVGREQTLGRALRPVRRDYDYIIIDCQPSLGLLTVNALACSDGVIIPMECEYFSLRGLALLTDTVEKVRDRINFDLEVIGILVTMFDRRTTHAREVMSRVIEVFGDKVFDTVITRTVRFPETSVAGEPITTWAPQSQGATQYRDLAHEVIHRTTVQL
- a CDS encoding segregation and condensation protein A, which codes for MTNPVSDAGFTLSLGNFEGPFDLLLQLISARKLDVTTVALAEVTDEFISHVKALGGTAELDEITEFLVVATTLLDLKAARLLPRGEVQDEEDLAVLESRDLLFARLLQYRAYKQVADLFADWQRTAQRRYPRAVAMEDRFAELLPPVVLGHGPDSFAELAASVFRPRPPEEVGTDHLHEVAVSVPEQAGRILDTLRLLGHGQWLSFHSLTHDCATSMEVVGRFLALLELYKAKAIDADQPESLGELTVTWTGEEVDPAVVAAANWD